A stretch of Vulpes vulpes isolate BD-2025 chromosome 4, VulVul3, whole genome shotgun sequence DNA encodes these proteins:
- the GPX3 gene encoding glutathione peroxidase 3 produces the protein MARLLRASCLLSLLLAGFVPPSRGQEKSKTDCHGGVSGTIYEYGALTINGEEYIPFKQYAGKYILFVNVASYUGLTGQYVELNALQEELAPFGLVILGFPCNQFGKQEPGENSEILPSLKYVRPGGGFVPNFQLFEKGDVNGDKEQKFYTFLKNSCPPTSELLGSPGRLFWEPMKVHDIRWNFEKFLVGPDGIPIMRWYHRTTVSTVKMDILAYMRRQAALAIKGK, from the exons ATGGCCAGGCTGTTGCGGGcgtcctgccttctctccctgctcctggctGGCTTCGTGCCGCCCAGCCGGGGGCAGGAGAAGTCCAAG ACGGACTGCCACGGGGGTGTGAGCGGCACCATCTATGAGTACGGAGCCCTAACCATCAACGGGGAGGAGTACATCCCCTTTAAGCAGTACGCTGGCAAATACATCCTCTTTGTCAACGTGGCCAGCTACTGAGGCCTGACAGGCCAATACGTTG AACTGAATGCACTACAGGAAGAGCTTGCGCCATTTGGTCTGGTCATTCTGGGCTTCCCCTGCAACCAATTCGGAAAACAGGAGCCAGGAGAGAACTCGGAAATCCTACCCAGCCTCAA GTATGTCCGACCAGGTGGGGGCTTTGTCCCCAATTTCCAACTCTTTGAGAAGGGGGATGTGAATGGAGACAAAGAGCAGAAGTTCTACACATTCCTGAAG AACTCCTGTCCACCCACCTCGGAACTCCTGGGCTCACCTGGCCGCCTCTTCTGGGAACCCATGAAGGTCCATGACATCCGCTGGAACTTTGAGAAGTTCCTGGTGGGGCCAGATGGTATACCCATCATGCGCTGGTACCACCGGACCACGGTCAGCACCGTCAAGATGGACATCCTGGCCTACATGAGGCGGCAGGCGGCCCTGGCCATCAAGGGGAAGTAA